The following proteins come from a genomic window of Pichia kudriavzevii chromosome 1, complete sequence:
- a CDS encoding uncharacterized protein (PKUD0A12180; Pfam Domains: Grp1_Fun34_YaaH(2.9e-76)): protein MTKGSVDHFENISSTGTEHKSLHSRINELEEHILGKVTTSDDGAYVILDNKKYPKSELVKAFGGFMNPGWAIPSAHKFGNPAPLGLCGFAYCTFVASLINMRARHVENDGLNTGAAMFYGGFIQFIAGLWEISLENAFGGLAFCSFGGYWMAVAANHIPWFNIASSYATKEEMKSATGFFHLGWVLFTVLLVTCTVKSTIMFFTLFVFVLMRLILLTAADLADSHACEFAAGVFGILAALLAWYHAYAGLATLQNSYYVVESIPMPIIGSKNKEMSDSDDFDHSSP from the coding sequence ATGACAAAGGGTAGCGTTGACcattttgagaatatttCATCTACTGGAACTGAACACAAGTCACTACATTCACGTATCaatgaattggaagagCATATTCTTGGTAAAGTTACCACAAGTGATGATGGTGCCTATGTTATCTTGGACAACAAAAAGTATCCTAAGTCAGAATTAGTCAAGGCTTTTGGTGGTTTCATGAACCCTGGTTGGGCTATTCCTTCTGCCCACAAGTTTGGTAATCCAGCTCCTTTAGGTTTATGCGGCTTTGCTTATTGTACTTTTGTTGCATCGTTGATCAACATGCGAGCAAGACACGTTGAAAATGACGGCCTAAATACCGGTGCTGCAATGTTCTATGGTGGTTTTATCCAGTTCATTGCCGGACTTTGGGAAATATCGCTTGAAAACGCTTTTGGTGGTTTGGCATTTTGCTCTTTTGGCGGCTACTGGATGGCAGTGGCTGCGAATCATATTCCTTGGTTCAATATTGCCAGTTCTTATGcaaccaaagaagagaTGAAGTCTGCTACCGGATTTTTCCATCTTGGTTGGGTGTTATTCACTGTCCTCTTGGTCACTTGTACAGTGAAATCTACTATAATGTTTTTCACATTATTCGTTTTTGTTTTAATgagattgattttgttaaCGGCTGCAGATCTGGCGGACAGTCATGCATGTGAGTTTGCTGCTGGGGTCTTCGGTATTTTGGCTGCTCTTTTAGCTTGGTACCACGCATATGCCGGTTTAGCTACTCTCCAAAACTCGTATTACGTTGTTGAATCAATACCTATGCCTATTATTGGatccaaaaacaaagaaatgtCTGATTCAGACGACTTTGACCATTCATCACCTTGA
- a CDS encoding uncharacterized protein (PKUD0A12130; similar to Saccharomyces cerevisiae YIL033C (BCY1); ancestral locus Anc_7.206), producing MFRNSFDPSSDPLDPAAKATPVSNTNANVNPGESKTGAIGNYHSLHSTSHNTSVGNPSIGNGQFFSSKYCEGGADEGLQQPITSTNFNANRRTSVSAEALNPNTFSQDNWKPPVHQLSHDQLTRLNASVMKNFLFNQLDDESLRTIIFALEEKHYPANYDIIKQGDEGDFFYVLEKGTVDYSVNGEVVNTSSDGSSFGELALMYNSPRAATVTTRTECIVWALDRMTFRRILLDGTSKKRKLYENFLKEVPVLQSLSSYERSKLADALNTRVFKVGENVVTQGEPGENFYFIEDGTADVISNGNVVAQLKKGDYFGELALLYDSPRQATIRASSPLKTVILNKNGFQRLLGPAVEVLKMSDPRKTH from the coding sequence ATGTTCAGAAACTCCTTTGATCCCTCGTCCGATCCCTTGGACCCAGCGGCAAAGGCCACTCCTGTCTCCAATACAAATGCCAATGTAAATCCAGGAGAATCAAAGACAGGGGCTATTGGGAATTATCATAGCCTTCACTCCACATCCCATAATACAAGTGTTGGTAACCCAAGTATTGGGAATGGCCAGTTCTTTAGTTCTAAATACTGTGAAGGCGGCGCCGATGAAGGTCTACAACAGCCAATTACCAGTACAAACTTCAATGCCAATAGAAGAACGAGTGTTTCGGCGGAAGCACTAAATCCGAACACCTTCAGTCAGGACAATTGGAAACCGCCTGTTCACCAGCTATCTCATGATCAGCTAACAAGACTCAATGCCAGTGTTATGAAGAACTTTTTGTTCAACCAGTTGGACGATGAGTCCTTGCGTACAATTATCTTTGCCTTGGAGGAGAAGCACTATCCGGCAAACTACGACATCATCAAGCAGGGCGATGAGGGCGACTTCTTTTATGTCTTGGAAAAGGGTACAGTCGACTACTCTGTCAATGGAGAAGTGGTGAACACCTCTAGCGATGGCTCCTCCTTTGGGGAGTTGGCTTTGATGTACAATTCTCCTAGAGCAGCCACAGTGACAACTAGAACCGAATGCATAGTTTGGGCATTGGACAGAATGACTTTCCGTCGGATCTTACTTGATGGCACCTCCAAGAAACGGAAGCTCTATGAGAACTTTTTAAAAGAAGTCCCCGTTTTACAGTCTCTCTCAAGTTACGAGAGGAGCAAGCTTGCAGACGCTTTAAACACTCGTGTCTTTAAAGTGGGCGAAAACGTGGTCACTCAGGGTGAGCCAGGTGAGAATTTCTACTTTATCGAAGACGGTACAGCAGATGTTATCAGCAATGGCAACGTGGTTGCccaattgaagaagggAGACTATTTTGGAGAGTTGGCCTTACTTTACGACTCACCAAGACAGGCCACAATTAGAGCTTCGAGTCCATTGAAGACTGTCATCCTCAACAAAAATGGGTTCCAGAGGTTGCTAGGACCGGCAGTTGAGGTATTGAAGATGTCCGATCCAAGGAAAACACACTAA
- a CDS encoding uncharacterized protein (PKUD0A12120), with the protein METESPDKKLFLNECVVCVHLYLYSIYIYIYINKTRHYQKPLGHLSFNSSTSGSFYTSRHHVNDHNGLYNLLQRLLHSSRYRTSTLQLTVGDGIFLMLADLHCHFFPLSKFIIAEPPHILIVEGACFPNRQGRRRCEVGKMRALPYRGKA; encoded by the coding sequence ATGGAAACTGAGTCGCCAGATAAGAAATTATTTCTCAACGAGTGTGTTGTATGTGTACACCTCTATCTATatagtatatatatatatatatatataaataaaacCAGACACTACCAGAAGCCACTAGGACATCTGTCTTTCAATTCCTCCACAAGTGGCTCCTTTTATACCTCTCGCCACCATGTCAATGACCACAATGGCCTCTACAACCTCCTCCAAAGACTTCTGCACTCCTCTCGTTATCGCACGTCTACACTTCAGCTAACGGTAGGAGATGGCATATTCCTGATGTTAGCGGATCTGCACTGCCacttttttcctctttccAAATTTATAATTGCTGAGCCTCCACATATTCTTATAGTGGAGGGCGCGTGTTTCCCAAATAGGCAAGGGCGGCGAAGGTGTGAAGTTGGGAAAATGAGGGCGTTGCCTTATCGGGGAAAGGCATAG
- a CDS encoding uncharacterized protein (PKUD0A12150; similar to Saccharomyces cerevisiae YIL034C (CAP2); ancestral locus Anc_7.208) — MSDEAYDASLDILRRLDPKFIGSNLSNVCRLQPELAADLLASIDKPLETARCSKTGKPFLCCDYNRDGDAYRSPFSNEYVGNDVEEDAPKPSRHLRELETFANDSFDIYRDLYYEGGISSVYLWDNEVGDATEDGTIGFDGVVLIKKSVDEQSSWNSIHVFEIESQDSHLANYKLTSTILLDLQQDPKDTTYLSGNLTRQTERKVQFKDSASHIANIGSLIEDLETQMRNMLQEVYFGKSKDILTDIRSLNALDQRKADRAKQENLIQRFDSL; from the exons ATG TCCGACGAAGCATACGACGCATCCCTTGATATTCTACGCCGTCTTGACCCAAAGTTCATTGGCTCGAACCTTTCCAATGTCTGTCGCTTGCAGCCAGAACTGGCTGCAGACCTACTTGCATCAATTGACAAGCCCTTAGAAACGGCACGGTGCTCGAAAACAGGCAAGCCATTCCTCTGTTGCGATTACAACCGTGATGGAGATGCATATCGTTCTCCCTTTAGTAACGAGTATGTTGGCAATGACGTCGAGGAAGATGCACCGAAACCAAGTCGCCATTTGAGAGAACTGGAAACATTTGCGAACGACTCATTCGACATATACAGGGATCTGTACTACGAGGGTGGAATTTCCAGTGTTTATCTGTGGGATAACGAGGTTGGCGATGCTACAGAGGACGGTACAATCGGGTTCGATGGCGTGGTGCTTATAAAGAAATCCGTAGATGAGCAGTCCAGCTGGAACTCCATCCACGTTTTCGAAATCGAAAGCCAAGACTCTCATTTGGCTAATTATAAGTTGACTTCTACTATCCTCTTGGATTTACAACAGGACCCAAAAGACACAACCTATTTAAGTGGAAACTTGACCAGACAGACCGAGCGGAAGGTCCAGTTCAAAGATTCTGCTTCCCATATTGCAAACATTGGCTCCTTGATTGAGGACTTGGAAACCCAAATGAGAAATATGTTGCAAGAAGTTTACTTTGGAAAATCTAAGGATATTTTGACCGATATCAGGTCCCTCAACGCCCTTGACCAAAGAAAGGCAGATAGAgcaaaacaagaaaatcTTATACAAAGATTCGATAGTTTGTAG
- a CDS encoding uncharacterized protein (PKUD0A12140; similar to Saccharomyces cerevisiae YER044C (ERG28); ancestral locus Anc_7.207) has protein sequence MIAELISQYLPTTPGYLPKWIFFISVVAIFNSIQTYTNLSLTKKVYSNNPAEVTPLSARTFGTWTLVSSIIRAYAAYNITDVHVYNLCIVSYVIALWHFGSEWLIYRTCKFDKGLFGPLIVSTCSITWMLMQKDFYTSLV, from the coding sequence ATGATTGCCGAACTCATTAGCCAGTACTTGCCAACAACCCCAGGCTACTTGCCTAAATGgatcttttttatttccgTTGTTGCCATCTTCAACTCCATCCAAACATATACAAACCTCTCATTGACAAAGAAGGTCTATTCGAATAATCCTGCCGAAGTTACGCCCTTAAGTGCAAGGACTTTTGGTACATGGACTCTTGTTTCGTCGATTATCAGGGCCTATGCAGCTTACAATATTACTGATGTGCACGTTTACAACCTGTGTATTGTCTCCTATGTAATTGCGTTGTGGCATTTTGGCAGTGAATGGTTGATCTATAGAACATGCAAATTCGACAAAGGTCTCTTTGGTCCTTTGATTGTCTCCACGTGTTCAATTACATGGATGTTGATGCAAAAAGATTTCTACACGTCCCTTGTTTAA
- a CDS encoding uncharacterized protein (PKUD0A12170; Pfam Domains: Grp1_Fun34_YaaH(1e-73)) produces MTKGSVDHFENISSTGTEHKSLHSRINELEEHILGKVTTSDDGAYVILDNKKYPKSELVKAFGGFMNPGWAIPSVHKFGNPAPLGLCGFAYCTFFASLVNMRTRHVENDALNMGAAMFYGGFIQFIAGLWEISLENAFGGLAFCSFGGYWMAVAANHIPWFNIASSYATKEEMKSATGFFHLGWVLFTVLLVTCTVKSTVLFFTLFIFVLMRLILLTAADLADSHACEFAAGVFGILAALLAWYHAYAGLATLQNSYYVVESKPMPIIKTKKQKLLESNGSDQESI; encoded by the coding sequence ATGACAAAGGGTAGCGTTGACcattttgagaatatttCATCTACTGGAACTGAACACAAGTCACTACATTCACGTATCaatgaattggaagagCATATTCTTGGTAAAGTTACCACAAGTGATGATGGTGCCTATGTTATCTTGGACAACAAAAAGTATCCTAAGTCAGAATTAGTCAAGGCTTTTGGTGGTTTCATGAACCCTGGTTGGGCTATTCCTTCGGTTCACAAGTTTGGTAATCCAGCTCCTTTAGGTTTATGCGGCTTTGCTTATTGCACCTTTTTTGCATCATTGGTCAACATGCGAACTAGacatgttgaaaatgatgctTTAAATATGGGTGCTGCAATGTTCTATGGTGGTTTTATCCAGTTCATTGCCGGACTTTGGGAAATCTCGCTTGAAAACGCTTTTGGTGGTTTGGCATTTTGCTCTTTTGGCGGCTACTGGATGGCAGTGGCTGCGAATCATATTCCTTGGTTCAATATTGCCAGTTCTTATGcaaccaaagaagagaTGAAGTCTGCTACCGGATTTTTCCATCTTGGTTGGGTGTTATTCACTGTCCTCTTGGTCACTTGTACAGTGAAATCTACTGTCCTGTTTTTCACattattcatttttgttttaatgagattgattttgttaaCGGCTGCAGATCTGGCGGACAGTCATGCATGTGAGTTTGCTGCTGGGGTCTTCGGTATTTTGGCTGCTCTTTTAGCTTGGTACCACGCATATGCCGGTTTAGCTACTCTCCAAAACTCGTATTACGTTGTTGAATCAAAACCAATGCCAATTattaaaacaaaaaaacaaaaactacTAGAATCTAATGGATCTGATCAGGAATCCAtttaa
- a CDS encoding uncharacterized protein (PKUD0A12190; Pfam Domains: Grp1_Fun34_YaaH(2.1e-75)): MILKSKSKSKKKHASSKPLESSNKMSKSSVEHHEHTSNKENDHISLHSRLTNIEHQIMGKVHTSDDGAYVILDNKKYPKSELLKAFGGFMNPGWAVPSEHKFGNPAPLGLSAFAYCTFVASLVNMQTRHVENDAVNVGAAMFYGGFIQFIAGLWEISLENAFGGLAFCSFGGYWMASASNHIPWFHIASSYTTEAEFKSGMGFFYLGWLLFTIILLACSIKSTILFFLLFVLVFMRLLLLTCWKFADSHACEFAAGVFGVLASLLAWYHAYAGIATPQNSYYVVNPTPMPVIGSKSKDMFDSDDFDQSSS; the protein is encoded by the coding sequence ATGATTTTGAAGTccaaatcaaaatccaaaaagaaGCACGCATCCTCAAAACCACTGGAATCATCTAATAAAATGTCCAAAAGTAGTGTTGAACACCATGAACATACCTCAAATAAGGAAAATGACCATATTTCCTTGCATTCCCGCTTGACGAATATTGAACATCAGATCATGGGCAAAGTACATACAAGTGATGACGGCGCCTATGTTATCTTAGACAACAAAAAGTATCCTAAGTCAGAATTATTGAAGGCCTTTGGTGGTTTTATGAACCCTGGTTGGGCAGTGCCTTCCGAACACAAGTTTGGTAATCCAGCTCCTTTGGGTCTATCTGCATTTGCGTATTGTACTTTTGTTGCATCTTTGGTCAACATGCAAACTAGacatgttgaaaatgatgctgTTAATGTCGGTGCTGCAATGTTTTATGGTGGTTTTATCCAGTTCATTGCCGGACTTTGGGAAATATCGCTTGAAAACGCTTTTGGTGGTTTGGCATTTTGCTCTTTCGGAGGTTACTGGATGGCATCGGCCTCAAACCATATCCCCTGGTTCCATATTGCTAGCTCTTATACTACAGAAGCAGAATTCAAATCAGGTATGGGATTTTTCTACCTTGGTTGGCTACTCTTTACAATAATCTTGCTAGCTTGTTCAATCAAATCTAccattttatttttcctgTTGTTTGTGCTGGTCTTTATGAGATTGCTGTTATTAACATGTTGGAAGTTTGCGGACAGTCATGCCTGTGAGTTTGCTGCTGGTGTTTTCGGTGTTTTGGCATCTCTGTTAGCATGGTATCATGCATATGCAGGTATTGCAACACCTCAGAATTCTTACTATGTTGTTAATCCAACACCTATGCCTGTTATTGGATCAAAGAGCAAAGATATGTTTGATTCTGACGACTTTGACCAATCTTCATCTTGA
- a CDS encoding uncharacterized protein (PKUD0A12160; similar to Saccharomyces cerevisiae YIL035C (CKA1); ancestral locus Anc_7.209) gives MTATTISKVYADVNEKKPQEYWDYENISIIWGDLTNYEIGNKVGRGKYSEVFDGYALPSGQRIVIKALKPIKRKKIKREIKILQNLSGGPHIIQLFDIVREPTSKMSALIFEHVQNLEFRTLYPTFTDYDIRFYMFKVLEALDYAHSMGIMHRDVKPHNIMIDHNARKLRLIDWGLAEFYHPGTEYNVRVASRYFKGPELLVDFRYYDYSLDLWSFGATLASIVFRKEPFFHGKSNTDQLVQIARILGTDDLHRYLDKYELKLGPEYEDLGHYIRRPWSRFVNSNNQHLVSDEVIDLIDKVLRYDHQGRLTAKEAMDHPYFDPVREDAKFK, from the coding sequence ATGACTGCGACGACTATTTCCAAAGTTTACGCTGATgtaaatgaaaagaaaccGCAAGAATATTGGGACtatgaaaatatttcaatcATTTGGGGGGATTTGACCAACTACGAGATTGGGAATAAGGTCGGCAGGGGCAAGTATAGTGAGGTCTTTGATGGATATGCGTTACCCAGCGGTCAGAGGATAGTGATAAAGGCCTTGAAGCCcatcaagagaaaaaaaatcaaaagagaaatcaaGATTTTACAAAACTTATCTGGTGGGCCCCATATCATTCAACTCTTCGATATAGTGAGAGAGCCGACTAGCAAGATGTCTGCCCTCATTTTCGAACATGTTCAAAACTTAGAATTTCGTACATTATATCCCACATTCACAGACTATGATATTAGATTCTACATGTTTAAGGTTCTCGAAGCTTTAGATTATGCCCATTCAATGGGTATAATGCATAGAGACGTGAAGCCACACAACATCATGATTGATCATAATGCTAGGAAACTAAGACTAATCGATTGGGGGTTAGCGGAATTCTACCACCCGGGCACAGAGTACAACGTTAGGGTTGCGTCAAGATACTTCAAAGGGCCTGAACTTTTGGTCGACTTTAGATATTATGACTATTCATTAGATTTGTGGTCCTTTGGTGCAACCCTTGCATCTATTGTTTTCCGAAAAGAGCCGTTTTTCCATGGTAAATCAAACACCGACCAGCTTGTTCAAATTGCTCGCATTTTGGGTACTGATGACCTACATAGATATCTAGACAAATATGAATTGAAATTAGGACCTGAATATGAGGATTTAGGACACTACATTAGAAGACCATGGTCTAGGTTTGTCAATTCCAACAACCAACATTTGGTGAGTGACGAAGTAATAGACTTGATTGACAAAGTCCTTCGATATGATCATCAAGGTAGGTTAACAGCAAAAGAGGCAATGGACCATCCTTATTTTGACCCTGTTAGAGAAGATGCAAAATTTAAGTAG
- a CDS encoding uncharacterized protein (PKUD0A12165), protein MNQVISGKTSEDKLQFTSNSVPKKNSQPFQNNLFDRGSLLPDFQTLPHLLDVVVAKDTIFADDSLRDVRVANLDASDILAKSSLNDKTTIEEESKKATNGKLPRDIEERKVDKKSIATENLVTLPLNKKLPQADNYNLKEKMYFVSPNRTMMEIRRILLRLEKQTNITYLNYKQKMMFIFKCLHLLSQQNKHLTNKNQLSATFLKVFFLIFRIPTLDEEKRHELFKISLNCYVFNFKNFTRADKFQFNLIFGMIFDVIIVNNKKKGSNGQSYIGYIHRHKVKTKLTIIDNKAEVQVLLYYLLQLLFLVVESQDGQFTFSKFYFVAKFQKMLAFLIFNSNIELLRMFHKYRKAFYLIINSNEIHNNNVKNYGKKELTHEGKKESHNYTSEAQEGPSYLNFASSLTGSK, encoded by the coding sequence ATGAATCAGGTTATTTCCGGTAAAACTTCCGAAGATAAATTGCAGTTCACGAGTAATAGTGTTCCCAAGAAAAACAGTCAACCCTTTCAAAATAATCTATTCGACAGAGGTTCACTTTTACCAGACTTTCAAACTTTGCCCCATTTACtggatgttgttgtagCAAAAGATACAATTTTTGCTGATGATTCCCTGAGAGATGTTCGGGTAGCAAACCTTGACGCATCTGACATCTTAGCAAAGTCAAGTCTAAATGATAAAACTACAATTGAAGAGGAATCTAAGAAAGCAACCAATGGCAAGCTTCCAAGAGACATAGAAGAACGAAAAGTTGATAAGAAGTCTATAGCTACTGAAAATTTAGTAACGCTACCACTAAATAAAAAGCTACCTCAAGCTGATAATTATaacttgaaagaaaagatgTATTTTGTGAGCCCAAACAGAACGATGATGGAAATACGTCGGATACTACTGAGGCtagagaaacaaacaaatattACATATTTAAattacaaacaaaaaatgatgTTTATATTCAAGTGTTTGCACTTGTTGTCgcaacaaaacaaacatcTTACAAACAAGAATCAATTATCAGCAACGTTTcttaaagttttctttcttatttttCGAATTCCTACCCTagatgaagagaaaagGCACgaattattcaaaattaGCTTGAATTGTTATGTATTtaacttcaaaaatttcacaaGGGCGGACAAATTCCAGTTCAACCTAATATTCGGCATGATTTTTGACGTTATTATAGTCAataataagaaaaaaggtTCGAATGGTCAAAGTTATATAGGCTACATCCACAGACATAAAGTGAAAACTAAGTTAACcattattgataataaagCTGAGGTTCAAGTCCttttatattatttgcTCCAATTGTTATTCCTAGTTGTTGAATCACAAGATGGACAATTCACCTTTAGTAAGTTCTATTTCGTGGctaaatttcaaaaaatgcTTGCCTTCCTTATATTCAACTCAAATATAGAGCTTTTAAGAATGTTTCATAAATATCGTAAAGCATTTTACTTGATCATAAACAGTAATGAGATtcacaacaacaacgtGAAGAATTATGGAAAGAAAGAACTAACGCACGAAgggaaaaaagaaagtcaTAATTATACAAGTGAAGCTCAAGAAGGTCCTAGCTACTTAAATTTTGCATCTTCTCTAACAGGGTCAAAATAA
- a CDS encoding uncharacterized protein (PKUD0A12200), whose protein sequence is MLERGIPFLMTTYGIRRGFYVVDPTQIDKEMYWYAATLDGMEKLSKHVTLAELKEMQVNVPLMITGTGAINDEGIRFGKGHGYFDLEWAMLYTMGIIDIEQTKCVAIVHDVQLLRGIKLKPEIFDTVCDFIVTNSTIISVPNAVKPNCGIIWDMLAPGMLEEIEPLNELSKMNTTIKIN, encoded by the coding sequence ATGCTAGAGAGAGGTATACCGTTCTTAATGACAACCTATGGGATCAGAAGGGGCTTCTATGTTGTTGATCCTACCCAAATTGATAAGGAAATGTACTGGTATGCGGCAACTCTTGATGGTATGGAAAAGTTATCCAAACATGTAACCTTAGCAGAACTGAAGGAAATGCAAGTCAATGTCCCCTTGATGATCACAGGTACAGGTGCCATCAACGACGAAGGCATTCGGTTTGGAAAAGGCCATGGctattttgatttggaaTGGGCAATGCTGTACACCATGGGCATCATCGATATCGAACAGACTAAATGCGTGGCCATCGTCCATGACGTCCAGCTACTAAGGGGCATCAAGCTAAAACCGGAGATCTTTGACACCGTATGTGATTTCATCGTTACAAACTCTACAATCATCTCCGTCCCTAACGCAGTCAAGCCAAACTGCGGAATAATATGGGACATGTTGGCACCTGGAATGCTAGAGGAAATTGAACCATTGAATGAACTCTCGAAAATGAACACAACCATCAAGATCAATTAA
- a CDS encoding uncharacterized protein (PKUD0A12110): MTIDWNYFLSEEGRLREGSVMTIPTGEDIVSLAAGLPNPKCFPLHGIHVDVQSPVKNFTTTDKISRIAETPRGEVTESCQYISFDGLTNFNAWVQKYLVTYFKPAYEDWNWIIQSGATQSLESIMRLLLNPGTDTILCESLTYSCFLETCIPLRVKLVPVEMDEFGLVPAKLETLLENWHSNDLVKSLTFPKLLYTMPTGHNPTGITLSTERRKQLLDVCNKFNILIVEDDPYYHLQLDNNRHIPSLVQFDTQGRVIRIDSFSKMLMPGLRVSIVTCNGFFRKKLSMHNELSIHSASGPSQLMLQMIFNEWGDTGFSKWLQHIQSMYRERRDLMLQAFDSHLPHELVTYNRPNYGMFIWVNAKLEKFKQPRDSKLKLHEWAQHIEDLIFKVASEKYRVTVTKGRWFMPDKSTPIAGFRVTYSYVDQTKINHAVQLLAQAIQEVHDTLLNA, from the coding sequence atGACTATTGATTGGAACTACTTTCTCAGTGAGGAGGGCCGGCTCAGAGAAGGGTCTGTGATGACCATCCCCACTGGTGAGGACATTGTCTCTCTCGCCGCAGGCTTGCCGAATCCAAAATGTTTCCCCCTTCACGGTATCCATGTTGACGTGCAGTCTCCAGTGAAGAACTTCACAACAACAGACAAGATATCGAGAATCGCCGAAACTCCTAGGGGCGAAGTCACAGAGAGTTGCCAGTACATCTCCTTCGATGGCTTGACAAACTTCAATGCATGGGTGCAGAAATACCTTGTCACCTACTTCAAACCAGCATATGAAGATTGGAATTGGATCATCCAGTCGGGCGCCACTCAGTCGCTAGAGTCCATCATGAGGTTGTTATTGAACCCGGGAACCGATACGATCCTATGCGAGAGCCTCACATACTCATGCTTCTTGGAAACTTGCATCCCCTTGAGAGTCAAGCTCGTCCCAGTGGAAATGGACGAATTTGGCCTTGTTCCAGCTAAATTGGAAACACTCCTGGAGAATTGGCACTCAAATGACCTCGTCAAGTCTCTCACGTTTCCTAAACTGTTGTATACTATGCCAACCGGTCATAATCCGACAGGAATAACCTTATCTACAGAACGGAGGAAACAACTACTGGACGTTTGTAATAAGTTCAACATTCTAATCGTTGAAGACGACCCCTATTACCATCTACAGTTGGATAACAACAGACACATACCATCCCTTGTACAATTCGACACTCAGGGAAGAGTCATTAGAATTGAttccttttcaaaaatgttaaTGCCAGGGTTGAGAGTTTCCATAGTCACTTGTAATGGCTTCTTCAGGAAAAAGTTATCCATGCATAACGAACTATCCATCCATTCTGCAAGTGGACCTTCTCAATTGATGCTACAAATGATCTTCAATGAATGGGGGGACACGGGCTTCTCCAAATGGTTACAACACATACAATCAATGTATAGAGAAAGAAGGGACTTGATGTTGCAAGCCTTTGACAGTCATCTCCCACATGAACTGGTCACTTATAACAGGCCAAACTATGGAATGTTCATCTGGGTCAATGCAAAACtggaaaaattcaaacaacCAAGGGACtccaaattgaaacttcATGAATGGGCACAACATATCGAAGACCTCATCTTTAAAGTAGCCTCGGAGAAATACAGAGTCACAGTAACAAAAGGTCGGTGGTTTATGCCTGACAAGTCAACCCCCATTGCCGGCTTTAGAGTCACTTATTCCTAC